A single window of Ictalurus punctatus breed USDA103 chromosome 27, Coco_2.0, whole genome shotgun sequence DNA harbors:
- the vegfd gene encoding vascular endothelial growth factor D isoform X1, producing the protein MWTLLSIWFHVLLLAYVRLLMLATDVLASIREINQEKWEKDIRSAASLDELLMLTDFPDWKLWRCRLKLKHVDSASFPEFRSPSVGSHRFTRFAANSYSLEVLKAIDEEWQKTQCMPRETCVDVAQELGTSNDMFFKPPCVSVFRCSGCCNKEGVTCRNTSTTYVDKILLSVVPFKYGPEPMLISVANHTACKCQEPQMIRRQALPHRKSGCFPIRQSEDSRRLCDRGLIWDCVEDRCVPYPSSNQAKTPSNTKAEDCEIDIEKCECIPKEVTSTRRYAPCLCAARRRQFNHTSCRYCKRK; encoded by the exons GAAATAAACCAGGAGAAGTGGGAGAAAGACATCAGGTCAGCTGCAAGCCTGGATGAGCTGCTCATGTTGACTGACTTCCCAGACTGGAAGCTGTGGAGGTGTCGTCTAAAGCTGAAAcatgttgactcggcctccttCCCAGAATTCCGTTCGCCCTCAGTGGGATCGCACAGATTTACACGCTTTGCTGCCAACTCTTACAGCCTGGAGGTACTCAAAG CCATTGATGAAGAGTGGCAGAAAACGCAGTGCATGCCCCGGGAGACGTGTGTGGATGTGGCTCAGGAGCTCGGCACTAGCAACGACATGTTCTTCAAGCCACCATGTGTCTCCGTGTTCAGATGTAGTGGCTGCTGCAACAAAGAGGGGGTCACGTGCCGCAACACCAGCACCACCTATGTTGATAAAATA CTTCTGAGTGTGGTGCCGTTTAAGTATGGGCCCGAGCCGATGCTGATCAGCGTAGCTAACCACACGGCGTGTAAATGCCAGGAACCGCAGATGATTCGCAGACAAGCTCTGCCACACAGGAAGAGCGG GTGTTTTCCCATTCGCCAGTCAGAAGACTCCAGAAGACTATGTGACCGAGGGCTCATATGGGACTGTGTGGAGGATCGGTGTGTACCTTATCCCTCCAGCAATCAAG CAAAAACTCCTTCCAACACAAAGGCAGAGGATTGTGAAATTGACATTGAAAAATGTGAATGTATTCCCAAAGAGGTGACATCCACACGGAGATATGCTCCATGTCTGTGTGCAGCCAGGAGGAGGCAATTCAACCATACGTCATGCAGGTA CTGCAAGAGAAAGTGA
- the vegfd gene encoding vascular endothelial growth factor D isoform X2: MWTLLSIWFHVLLLAYVRLLMLATDVLASIREINQEKWEKDIRSAASLDELLMLTDFPDWKLWRCRLKLKHVDSASFPEFRSPSVGSHRFTRFAANSYSLEVLKAIDEEWQKTQCMPRETCVDVAQELGTSNDMFFKPPCVSVFRCSGCCNKEGVTCRNTSTTYVDKILLSVVPFKYGPEPMLISVANHTACKCQEPQMIRRQALPHRKSGCFPIRQSEDSRRLCDRGLIWDCVEDRCVPYPSSNQAKTPSNTKAEDCEIDIEKCECIPKEVTSTRRYAPCLCAARRRQFNHTSCSCKRK, translated from the exons GAAATAAACCAGGAGAAGTGGGAGAAAGACATCAGGTCAGCTGCAAGCCTGGATGAGCTGCTCATGTTGACTGACTTCCCAGACTGGAAGCTGTGGAGGTGTCGTCTAAAGCTGAAAcatgttgactcggcctccttCCCAGAATTCCGTTCGCCCTCAGTGGGATCGCACAGATTTACACGCTTTGCTGCCAACTCTTACAGCCTGGAGGTACTCAAAG CCATTGATGAAGAGTGGCAGAAAACGCAGTGCATGCCCCGGGAGACGTGTGTGGATGTGGCTCAGGAGCTCGGCACTAGCAACGACATGTTCTTCAAGCCACCATGTGTCTCCGTGTTCAGATGTAGTGGCTGCTGCAACAAAGAGGGGGTCACGTGCCGCAACACCAGCACCACCTATGTTGATAAAATA CTTCTGAGTGTGGTGCCGTTTAAGTATGGGCCCGAGCCGATGCTGATCAGCGTAGCTAACCACACGGCGTGTAAATGCCAGGAACCGCAGATGATTCGCAGACAAGCTCTGCCACACAGGAAGAGCGG GTGTTTTCCCATTCGCCAGTCAGAAGACTCCAGAAGACTATGTGACCGAGGGCTCATATGGGACTGTGTGGAGGATCGGTGTGTACCTTATCCCTCCAGCAATCAAG CAAAAACTCCTTCCAACACAAAGGCAGAGGATTGTGAAATTGACATTGAAAAATGTGAATGTATTCCCAAAGAGGTGACATCCACACGGAGATATGCTCCATGTCTGTGTGCAGCCAGGAGGAGGCAATTCAACCATACGTCATGCAG CTGCAAGAGAAAGTGA